A genomic window from Streptomyces broussonetiae includes:
- a CDS encoding ABC transporter permease/substrate binding protein: protein MPRIHLGDWVDSGVNWLVDHLSWLFDAIKAVMEGMYNGIDTVLGAPQPLLMAGILAVIAWWLRGLLAGVLAFAGFALVDSLQLWDQAMSTLALVLVATVIALVISVPLGIWAARSRTVSAVVRPVLDLLQTMPSMVLLIPAMLFFGLGTAAGVVATLIFALAPGVRMTELGIRQVDADLVEAAEAFGTSPRDILWRVQMPLALPTIMAGVNQVIMLGLSMVVIAGMVGTGGLGGAVNEAIGQLDIGYGFEAGVGIVVLAIYLDRMTGALGTQLSPLGRRAAAKARTRAWSYRPRPAVAVAGVVVLALVAGGLGIFGSGSGASSEASGTNVGKGKQIKIGYIPWDEGVASTFLWKEILEERGFKVSTTQYAAGPLYTGLATGQLDFETDSWLPTTHAEYWKKYGKQLDDLGSWFGPTSLELTVPSYVKDVNSLADLKDHASEFGGKIVGIEPSAGEMSLLKNKVLKAYGLDGTYDVIDGSTPAMLAELKRAYARKQPVVVTLWSPHWAYSDYDLKKLKDPQGAWGKGDGVHTLARKGFAADNPQVGAWLKNFSMTEKQLTGLESQIQQAGKGKEQDAVRAWLRARPGLVDKWAPVAKQAGKSQAAG, encoded by the coding sequence GTGCCTAGGATCCACCTCGGCGACTGGGTCGACTCCGGCGTCAACTGGCTGGTCGACCACCTCTCCTGGCTCTTCGACGCCATCAAGGCCGTCATGGAGGGTATGTACAACGGCATCGACACCGTCCTGGGCGCGCCCCAGCCGCTGCTGATGGCGGGCATCCTCGCCGTCATCGCCTGGTGGCTGCGCGGCCTCCTCGCCGGTGTCCTCGCCTTCGCCGGATTCGCGCTGGTCGACTCGCTCCAGCTGTGGGACCAGGCCATGTCCACGCTCGCCCTGGTCCTCGTGGCGACCGTGATCGCGCTGGTGATCTCCGTCCCGCTGGGCATCTGGGCCGCCCGTTCCAGGACGGTCAGCGCGGTCGTCCGGCCCGTCCTGGACCTGCTCCAGACGATGCCGTCGATGGTCCTGCTGATCCCGGCCATGCTCTTCTTCGGCCTCGGCACCGCCGCCGGTGTCGTGGCCACCCTGATCTTCGCGCTCGCGCCCGGCGTCCGCATGACCGAGCTGGGCATCCGTCAGGTCGACGCCGATCTGGTCGAGGCCGCCGAGGCGTTCGGCACCTCCCCGCGCGACATCCTGTGGCGCGTCCAGATGCCGCTCGCCCTGCCGACCATCATGGCCGGCGTCAACCAGGTGATCATGCTGGGCCTGTCCATGGTCGTCATCGCCGGCATGGTCGGCACCGGCGGCCTCGGCGGCGCCGTGAACGAGGCCATCGGCCAGCTCGACATCGGCTACGGCTTCGAGGCGGGCGTCGGCATCGTCGTCCTCGCCATCTACCTCGACCGGATGACCGGCGCCCTTGGCACCCAGCTCTCCCCGCTGGGCCGCAGGGCCGCCGCCAAGGCGCGCACGCGCGCGTGGTCGTACCGCCCGCGCCCGGCCGTCGCCGTCGCCGGTGTGGTCGTGCTCGCGCTCGTCGCGGGCGGCCTCGGCATCTTCGGCTCCGGCTCCGGCGCCTCCTCCGAGGCCTCCGGCACGAACGTCGGCAAGGGCAAGCAGATCAAGATCGGCTACATCCCCTGGGACGAGGGTGTCGCCTCGACCTTCCTCTGGAAGGAGATCCTGGAGGAGCGCGGCTTCAAGGTCAGCACCACCCAGTACGCGGCCGGCCCGCTCTACACCGGCCTCGCCACCGGCCAGCTCGACTTCGAGACCGACTCCTGGCTGCCCACCACGCACGCCGAGTACTGGAAGAAGTACGGCAAGCAGCTCGACGACCTCGGCTCCTGGTTCGGCCCCACCTCCCTGGAGCTGACCGTGCCCTCGTACGTGAAGGATGTGAATTCGCTCGCGGACCTGAAGGACCACGCCTCCGAGTTCGGCGGGAAGATCGTCGGCATCGAGCCCAGCGCGGGCGAGATGAGCCTGCTCAAGAACAAGGTCCTCAAGGCGTACGGCCTCGACGGCACGTACGACGTGATCGACGGATCCACTCCGGCCATGCTCGCCGAGCTCAAGCGGGCCTACGCCAGGAAGCAGCCGGTCGTCGTCACCCTGTGGTCCCCGCACTGGGCCTACAGCGACTACGACCTGAAGAAGCTGAAGGACCCCCAGGGCGCCTGGGGCAAGGGCGACGGCGTGCACACCCTGGCCCGCAAGGGCTTCGCCGCCGACAACCCGCAGGTCGGCGCCTGGCTGAAGAACTTCTCGATGACCGAGAAGCAGCTCACGGGCCTGGAGTCGCAGATCCAGCAGGCCGGCAAGGGCAAGGAGCAGGACGCCGTGCGCGCCTGGCTGCGGGCCCGTCCGGGCCTGGTCGACAAGTGGGCCCCGGTCGCCAAGCAGGCCGGCAAGAGCCAGGCGGCCGGGTGA
- a CDS encoding quaternary amine ABC transporter ATP-binding protein: protein MSARLEAEHLFKVFGRRPDEAVERLRQGVDREELRADGTTAAVIDASFSVGEGEIFVVMGLSGSGKSTLLRMLNGLLEPTAGSVRFDGEDLTTLTDRALREVRSRKISMVFQHFALFPHRSVRDNAAYGLEVQGVPRAERERRADEALALCGLAGWEKSWPDELSGGMQQRVGLARALATDADLLLMDESFSALDPLIRRDMQDQLLELQKTLKKTIVFITHDLNEAMRLGDRIAVMRDGRIVQTGTAEDILLRPGGDYVASFIQDVDRSRVLTAAAVMDTDLRGNEADCGCETAAADTPFTELCAISARVPHAVAVLGKGRTLLGVVPRQRLVAFLGDEDAEPTPCDGEGDDKGGKKVITRA, encoded by the coding sequence GTGTCAGCCAGGCTTGAGGCGGAGCACCTGTTCAAGGTGTTCGGAAGACGACCGGACGAGGCAGTGGAGCGCTTGAGGCAGGGCGTTGACCGGGAGGAACTGCGCGCCGACGGCACCACCGCCGCCGTGATCGACGCCTCCTTCAGCGTCGGAGAGGGGGAGATCTTCGTCGTCATGGGCCTGTCGGGCTCCGGCAAGTCCACCCTGCTGCGCATGCTCAACGGGCTGCTCGAGCCGACGGCGGGCAGCGTGCGCTTCGATGGCGAGGACCTGACCACGCTCACCGACCGCGCACTGCGCGAGGTCCGCTCCCGGAAGATCAGCATGGTCTTCCAGCACTTCGCGCTCTTCCCGCACCGCAGTGTCCGCGACAACGCCGCCTACGGCCTGGAAGTGCAGGGCGTGCCCCGCGCCGAGCGCGAACGCCGCGCCGACGAGGCGCTCGCCCTGTGCGGCCTGGCCGGCTGGGAGAAGTCCTGGCCCGACGAGCTGTCCGGCGGCATGCAGCAGCGCGTCGGCCTGGCCCGCGCCCTCGCCACCGACGCCGACCTGCTGCTCATGGACGAGTCCTTCAGCGCACTGGACCCGCTGATCCGCCGCGACATGCAGGACCAGCTCCTCGAACTGCAGAAGACCCTGAAGAAGACCATCGTCTTCATCACCCACGACCTCAACGAGGCCATGCGGCTCGGCGACCGCATCGCCGTGATGCGCGACGGCCGGATCGTGCAGACCGGCACCGCCGAGGACATCCTGCTGCGTCCCGGGGGCGACTACGTCGCCTCCTTCATCCAGGACGTCGACCGCTCCCGCGTGCTGACCGCAGCCGCCGTCATGGACACCGACCTGCGGGGCAACGAGGCGGACTGCGGCTGCGAGACCGCCGCTGCGGACACGCCGTTCACCGAGCTGTGCGCCATCAGCGCGCGCGTGCCCCACGCCGTCGCCGTCCTCGGCAAGGGCCGCACCCTCCTGGGCGTCGTCCCCCGGCAGCGTCTGGTCGCCTTCCTGGGGGACGAGGACGCGGAGCCGACGCCGTGCGACGGCGAGGGCGACGACAAGGGTGGCAAGAAGGTGATCACGCGTGCCTAG
- a CDS encoding 5'-3' exonuclease, whose protein sequence is MTGRLMLLDTASLYFRAYFGVPDSVRAPDGTPVNAVRGLLDFIDRLVRDHRPERLVACMDADWRPQWRVDLIPTYKAHRVAEEHEAGPDEEEVPDTLAPQVPVIEDVLDAIGIARVGVAGYEADDVIGTFTAHAKGPVDIVTGDRDLYQLVDDARGIRVLYPLKGVGTLQLTDEAVLREKYGVDGRGYADLALLRGDPSDGLPGVAGIGEKTAAKLLAEFGDLDGIMSALDDPKARLTPSQRKRLDEARPYVAVAPEVVRVAADVPVPDVDTALPHAPRDPAELERLAERWGLGGSLQRLLATLAG, encoded by the coding sequence GTGACCGGACGACTCATGCTCCTCGACACCGCATCGCTGTACTTCCGCGCCTACTTCGGCGTCCCGGACTCCGTGAGGGCCCCCGACGGCACGCCGGTGAACGCCGTGCGCGGGCTGCTGGACTTCATCGACCGCCTGGTCAGGGACCACCGGCCGGAGCGGCTCGTGGCCTGCATGGACGCCGACTGGCGCCCGCAGTGGCGGGTGGACCTCATCCCCACGTACAAGGCGCACCGGGTCGCCGAGGAGCACGAGGCGGGCCCGGACGAGGAGGAGGTGCCGGACACCCTGGCCCCACAGGTGCCGGTCATCGAGGACGTGCTGGACGCGATCGGCATCGCGCGGGTCGGCGTCGCCGGGTACGAGGCGGACGACGTGATCGGCACGTTCACCGCGCACGCGAAGGGCCCGGTGGACATCGTCACCGGCGACCGCGACCTGTACCAGCTGGTGGACGACGCGCGCGGGATCCGGGTGCTGTACCCGCTCAAGGGCGTCGGCACGCTCCAGCTGACCGACGAGGCGGTGCTGCGCGAGAAGTACGGCGTGGACGGGCGGGGGTACGCGGATCTGGCGCTGCTGCGCGGCGACCCGAGCGACGGCCTGCCGGGTGTGGCCGGAATCGGCGAGAAGACGGCCGCCAAGCTGCTGGCCGAGTTCGGCGACCTGGACGGGATCATGTCGGCGCTGGACGACCCGAAGGCGAGACTCACGCCGTCGCAGCGCAAGCGGCTCGACGAGGCCCGGCCGTACGTGGCCGTCGCACCCGAGGTGGTCCGGGTGGCCGCCGACGTCCCGGTGCCGGACGTCGACACGGCCCTGCCGCACGCCCCGCGCGACCCGGCAGAGCTGGAGCGGCTGGCCGAGCGGTGGGGGCTCGGCGGCTCCCTGCAGCGGCTGCTGGCCACGCTGGCCGGGTGA
- a CDS encoding siderophore-interacting protein: protein MAERPGRKPRKPRTAQVVRTERLTPHMQRVVLGGEGLADFAADTCTDHYVKLLFGPEGVRYPEPFDLERIREEFPREQWPVTRTYTVRAWDPGPRELTLDFVVHGDEGLAGPWATRVRPGETVRFMGPGGAYAPDPEADWHLLAGDESALPAIARALEALPAGSRANVFVEVSGAEEEQKIDSDVEVVWLHRGDRPVGEALVAAVRALDFPEGRPQAFVHGEAGFVKELRRLLRVEKQIPREDLSISGYWRMGHDEDGWQASKREWNARIEAEQESGAAAA, encoded by the coding sequence ATGGCAGAGCGCCCGGGACGTAAGCCTCGCAAGCCCCGTACCGCCCAGGTTGTTCGCACCGAGCGGCTGACCCCGCACATGCAGCGCGTGGTGCTCGGCGGGGAGGGCCTCGCCGACTTCGCGGCGGACACCTGCACCGACCACTACGTGAAACTGCTGTTCGGCCCCGAGGGTGTGCGGTATCCGGAGCCCTTCGACCTGGAGCGGATCCGCGAGGAGTTCCCCCGGGAGCAGTGGCCGGTCACCCGGACCTACACCGTGCGCGCCTGGGATCCCGGACCGCGGGAGCTGACGCTGGACTTCGTCGTCCACGGCGACGAGGGCCTGGCCGGCCCGTGGGCCACCCGTGTCCGGCCCGGCGAGACGGTGCGCTTCATGGGACCCGGCGGCGCCTACGCCCCCGACCCGGAGGCCGACTGGCATCTGCTCGCCGGTGACGAGAGCGCGCTGCCCGCGATCGCCCGGGCCCTGGAGGCGCTGCCCGCCGGCTCCCGTGCGAACGTCTTCGTGGAGGTGTCCGGGGCCGAGGAGGAGCAGAAGATCGACTCCGACGTGGAGGTCGTCTGGCTGCACCGCGGGGACCGGCCGGTGGGCGAGGCACTGGTCGCGGCCGTCCGCGCACTGGACTTCCCCGAGGGCCGGCCGCAGGCGTTCGTGCACGGTGAGGCGGGCTTTGTGAAGGAGCTGCGGCGGCTGCTGCGGGTCGAGAAGCAGATCCCGCGCGAGGACCTGTCGATCTCCGGCTACTGGCGCATGGGCCACGACGAGGACGGCTGGCAGGCCTCCAAGCGGGAGTGGAACGCCCGCATCGAGGCCGAGCAGGAGAGCGGCGCGGCGGCCGCGTAG
- a CDS encoding 5'-nucleotidase, whose amino-acid sequence MPSYDLAGRLVVGVASSALFDLRESDAVFREQGEEAYRAYQETHLDDTLRPGVAFAFLRRLLSLNDLGEPGDPLVEVIILSHNDPDTGLRVMRSIQAHELPISRAVFMQGRSPYAFMTALNMSLFLSANGDDVREAVAAGLPAGHVLGSSYADDPADRELRIAFDFDGVLASDAAEQVYQSGGLEEFRAHEARNAATPHDPGPLRDFLAGVNRIQRREEERSKADPDYPSRVHVSIVTARNAPAHERAVRSLKQWGVRVNGAFFLGGIEKGAVMKVLRPHIFFDDQVSHLESTSRTTPSVHVPFGRINEAGG is encoded by the coding sequence ATGCCGTCCTACGACCTCGCGGGCCGACTCGTCGTCGGCGTCGCCTCCAGTGCCCTGTTCGATCTGCGCGAGTCGGACGCGGTCTTCCGCGAGCAGGGCGAGGAGGCGTACCGGGCCTACCAGGAGACGCACCTGGACGACACGCTCCGGCCCGGGGTCGCGTTCGCCTTCCTGCGCAGACTGCTGTCGCTGAACGACCTCGGCGAGCCGGGAGACCCGCTCGTCGAGGTCATCATCCTCTCCCACAACGACCCCGACACCGGGCTGCGGGTCATGCGGTCGATCCAGGCCCATGAACTGCCCATCAGCCGGGCCGTGTTCATGCAGGGCAGGTCGCCGTACGCGTTCATGACCGCGCTGAACATGTCCCTGTTCCTGTCCGCCAACGGCGACGACGTGCGCGAGGCCGTCGCCGCGGGCCTGCCGGCCGGCCATGTGCTCGGATCGTCGTACGCGGACGACCCCGCCGACCGGGAACTGCGCATCGCGTTCGACTTCGACGGGGTGCTCGCCAGTGACGCCGCCGAGCAGGTGTACCAGTCGGGCGGTCTGGAGGAGTTCCGTGCGCACGAGGCCCGTAACGCGGCGACCCCGCACGATCCCGGGCCGCTGCGGGACTTCCTCGCCGGGGTGAACCGGATACAGCGCCGCGAGGAGGAACGGAGCAAGGCCGACCCGGACTACCCGAGCCGGGTGCACGTCTCGATCGTGACCGCGCGCAACGCGCCGGCGCACGAGCGGGCGGTGCGCAGCCTCAAGCAGTGGGGCGTGCGGGTCAACGGCGCGTTCTTCCTCGGCGGGATCGAGAAGGGCGCGGTGATGAAGGTGCTCAGACCGCACATCTTCTTCGACGACCAGGTCAGCCACCTGGAGAGCACCTCGCGGACCACGCCCAGCGTGCACGTCCCGTTCGGCAGGATCAACGAGGCGGGGGGCTGA
- a CDS encoding GNAT family N-acetyltransferase: protein MPYLNSPVVPAGTLARVPQPALPAGDGLLLRPWRAEDAPAVHAAFQDPLMHQWHISACDSEEEAAGWIAEWHRQWTDERKAQWAVVDADGDGLLGRVALREIVLGDGVAEVAYWTVARARGRGVAVRAVTALSRWAFEEIGLHRLELSHAVANEASCRVALKAGFAPEGTKRSALLHPDGWHDMHLHARVRGD from the coding sequence GTGCCGTATCTCAACAGCCCGGTCGTACCGGCAGGAACCCTCGCCCGTGTCCCACAGCCCGCCCTTCCCGCCGGTGACGGACTGCTGCTGCGTCCCTGGCGGGCCGAGGACGCGCCCGCCGTGCACGCCGCCTTCCAGGACCCGTTGATGCACCAGTGGCACATCAGCGCCTGTGACTCCGAGGAGGAGGCCGCCGGGTGGATCGCCGAGTGGCACAGGCAGTGGACGGACGAGCGGAAGGCCCAGTGGGCCGTCGTCGACGCGGACGGCGATGGCCTGCTGGGCCGGGTCGCGCTGCGCGAGATCGTGCTGGGCGACGGCGTCGCCGAGGTCGCCTACTGGACGGTGGCACGGGCGCGGGGCCGGGGTGTCGCGGTCCGGGCCGTCACCGCCCTGTCCCGGTGGGCGTTCGAGGAGATCGGGCTCCACCGCCTCGAACTCTCGCACGCCGTTGCCAACGAGGCTTCCTGCCGTGTGGCCCTGAAGGCCGGCTTCGCCCCGGAGGGCACCAAGCGCAGCGCCCTCCTCCACCCCGACGGCTGGCACGACATGCACCTCCACGCGCGCGTGCGCGGCGACTGA
- a CDS encoding RluA family pseudouridine synthase, with protein MRRRTPPPPAPLPQRDGVDPVRIRLPYGGAWATVREYLVQRLSGAAPGTVAGLFDAGLIIGADGLAVAPDAPYEPGMFVWFHRELPAEVTVPFPVEVVYRDAHIVVADKPHFLATTPRGTHVTETALARLRRELDIPTLTAAHRLDRLTAGLVLFTVRPEERGAYQNLFRDRRVRKEYEAVAPYDPALALPRTVRSRIVKERGVPAAREVEGEPNAETYVELAECRGGLGRYRLLPATGQTHQLRVHLSALGVPILGDPLYPEVTGPVPADDFGRPLQLLARRLEFADPVTGVEHTFASGRVLHAWAS; from the coding sequence ATGAGACGCCGTACCCCGCCCCCGCCCGCTCCGCTCCCCCAGCGCGACGGAGTGGATCCGGTGCGGATCCGGCTGCCGTACGGCGGGGCGTGGGCCACCGTGCGGGAGTATCTGGTGCAGCGGCTCAGCGGCGCCGCGCCGGGGACGGTCGCGGGCCTGTTCGACGCGGGGCTGATCATCGGGGCCGACGGCCTCGCGGTGGCGCCGGACGCACCGTACGAGCCGGGCATGTTCGTGTGGTTCCACCGTGAGCTGCCCGCCGAGGTGACGGTGCCGTTCCCGGTCGAGGTGGTGTACCGGGACGCACACATCGTCGTGGCCGACAAGCCGCACTTCCTCGCGACGACCCCGCGCGGCACCCATGTCACCGAGACCGCGCTGGCCCGGCTGCGCCGCGAGCTGGACATCCCGACGCTGACCGCCGCGCACCGCCTGGACCGGCTGACGGCGGGGCTGGTGCTGTTCACCGTACGGCCCGAGGAGCGCGGCGCCTACCAGAATCTGTTCCGGGACCGACGGGTGCGCAAGGAGTACGAGGCCGTCGCACCGTACGACCCCGCGCTGGCACTCCCCCGGACCGTGCGCAGCCGGATCGTGAAGGAGCGCGGGGTGCCGGCCGCCCGGGAGGTCGAGGGCGAGCCGAACGCCGAGACCTATGTGGAACTGGCCGAGTGCCGCGGCGGGTTGGGCCGCTACCGGCTCCTGCCGGCGACCGGGCAGACCCATCAGCTGCGGGTACACCTCAGCGCGCTCGGCGTGCCCATCCTCGGCGATCCGCTGTACCCCGAGGTGACCGGTCCGGTACCGGCCGACGACTTCGGCCGGCCGCTGCAACTGCTCGCACGGCGGCTGGAGTTCGCCGACCCGGTCACCGGCGTGGAGCACACGTTCGCCAGCGGGCGAGTGCTCCACGCCTGGGCGTCGTAG
- a CDS encoding cytochrome P450: protein MTSESPSLSDTDPAFGPPPGCPAHGIGPGVPHRLYGPDAADLGDLYERLREEHGAVAPALLHEDVPMWVVLGHAENLHMVRSSSVYTRDSRLWTPLAQGMVKPDHPLMPHIAWQPICSHAEGDEHQRLRAAVTAAMATIDHRSMRRHIGRYTQGLVNSFCERGRADLVSQFAEHLPMAVMCEILGMSEEYNDRMVQAARDALKGTETAIQSHAYVMDALSRLTTRRRARPEDDFTSHLITHPAGLTDDEVREHLRLVLFAAYEATANLLANALRMVLTEPGFRAQLSGGQMTVPEAIEQSLWDEPPFSTVLGYFAKQDTELGGQRIRKGDGLLFAPAPGNLDPRIRPDLSASMQGNRSHLAFGGGPHECPGQDIGRAIADVGVDALLMRLPDVQLNCAEGELRWRSSIASRHLVSLPVRFEPKPQQDVDLPPRPMAVSAPHSGRQAGPRRTDQAATPQPRPTPARPVLPEPLPAAPGPVRPRGFWRRLLHWWRGE from the coding sequence GTGACGTCTGAATCCCCGTCCCTGTCCGACACCGACCCCGCTTTCGGCCCGCCGCCCGGCTGCCCCGCGCACGGCATCGGCCCCGGCGTGCCCCACCGGCTCTACGGCCCCGACGCGGCGGATCTGGGCGACCTCTACGAGCGCCTGCGCGAGGAGCACGGCGCCGTGGCGCCCGCGCTGCTCCACGAGGACGTACCGATGTGGGTGGTCCTCGGGCACGCCGAGAACCTCCACATGGTCCGCAGCTCCTCCGTGTACACCCGCGACAGCCGGCTCTGGACCCCGCTGGCGCAGGGCATGGTCAAGCCCGACCACCCGCTCATGCCGCACATTGCCTGGCAGCCGATCTGCTCCCACGCCGAGGGCGACGAGCACCAGCGACTGCGCGCGGCGGTCACCGCGGCCATGGCCACCATCGACCACCGCAGCATGCGCCGGCACATCGGCCGTTACACCCAGGGCCTGGTCAACAGCTTCTGCGAGCGGGGCCGGGCCGACCTGGTCTCCCAGTTCGCCGAGCATCTGCCCATGGCCGTCATGTGCGAGATCCTCGGCATGTCCGAGGAGTACAACGACCGGATGGTGCAGGCCGCCCGGGACGCCCTCAAGGGCACTGAGACCGCCATCCAGAGCCATGCGTACGTCATGGACGCACTGAGCCGGCTCACCACCCGGCGCCGCGCCCGGCCCGAGGACGACTTCACCAGCCACCTCATCACCCACCCGGCCGGACTCACCGACGACGAGGTCCGCGAACACCTGCGGCTCGTCCTCTTCGCGGCCTACGAGGCCACCGCGAACCTCCTCGCCAACGCCCTGCGCATGGTCCTGACCGAGCCGGGCTTCCGGGCGCAGCTCAGCGGCGGCCAGATGACCGTGCCGGAGGCGATCGAGCAGTCCCTGTGGGACGAGCCGCCGTTCAGCACCGTTCTCGGCTACTTCGCCAAGCAGGACACCGAGCTGGGCGGGCAGCGCATCCGCAAGGGCGACGGGCTGCTCTTCGCGCCCGCGCCGGGCAACCTCGACCCGCGGATCCGCCCCGACCTGTCCGCGAGCATGCAGGGCAACCGTTCGCACCTCGCGTTCGGCGGCGGCCCGCACGAGTGTCCCGGTCAGGACATCGGCCGCGCCATCGCCGACGTCGGTGTCGACGCGCTGCTGATGCGGCTGCCCGACGTCCAACTCAATTGTGCCGAGGGGGAGTTGCGCTGGCGGTCGTCGATCGCCTCCCGGCACCTGGTGTCCCTGCCCGTGCGATTCGAGCCCAAGCCGCAGCAGGACGTCGACCTCCCGCCGCGGCCCATGGCGGTCTCGGCACCGCACTCCGGCCGGCAGGCCGGCCCCCGCCGCACGGACCAGGCCGCGACGCCGCAGCCCCGGCCCACCCCCGCACGCCCGGTCCTGCCGGAGCCGTTGCCCGCGGCGCCCGGACCGGTCCGGCCGCGGGGGTTCTGGCGGCGGCTGCTGCACTGGTGGCGAGGCGAGTAA